The nucleotide window CTTCAGGAGCAGGGGAGGAGCGGCACCACCGTCCGCCGCCATCTGGCTTCGATTCGCGCCTTTGTCCGCTTTCTGCTCCGCGAGGGGGTGCTCCGAGAGGACGTGACAGCCGACATGTCGCACCCCTCGGCCTGGCGGCGGCTCCCGAAGGTGCTGACGGACGAGGAGGTGGAGAAGATACTCGCGGCACCCGACGACCAGAAGGCCGAATCCGTGCGCGATGGCGCCATGCTGGAGATCCTCTACGCGACGGGCATCCGGGTGAGCGAACTGGTCGAGATGAAGGTGACCGAGATTGATCGGAGGGCGGGCTTTTGCATCGTCAGGGGAAAGGGGGGGAAAACCCGGCTGGTCCCCGTGGGGGATGTGGCCATCGAGCGCCTCGGGCGCTATCTGGAAGAGGGGCGGCAGACCCTACTGCGGCAGAGGCGCTCGGACTACCTGTTCGTCACCCGGCGGGGGGGGGCCATGACCCGCCAGGCCTTCTGGTCGCGCTTGAACGTCTGGGCCCGGGCGGCGGGCATCGAGCGCCGCGTCTCGCCCCATATGCTGCGCCACAGCTTCGCCACCCATCTTCTCAGGGGGGGGGCCGATCTCCGGGCGGTGCAGTCGATGCTGGGCCATGCGGATATCTCTACGACGGAGATTTATACCCACGTGGAGCGCGAAAAACTGCGGGAAACAGTTGATTTTCATCACCCCCGCGGAAGACGAAAATAAAACGAATATCCGGGCTCGCTTCCGGTTGACGCCCCCTGGGGAGGGGCGTACGATCCGGGCGATCAGATTCGCCCATCGGCCATCTGATAGGGGGAGAGCACCGAATTTTGGTAACAAAACTTTCAGCCTTGCCACTGGCGGGGCCCGATCGTCTTGCCCATCTGCTCGGAAGCCGGGATGAAACCCTTCGGGCGGTGGAAAGGGCGTTTGCTGTAAAAATTCGTGTCACAGCGGATGGAATCCAGGCGGAGGGCGAGGAAGCCTCGGCAGATACCGCTCTTCGCTTTTTCGATGAACTGGGCGAGTGCCTCGATGCGGGGCACGCGCTCGAACCAGTTGAAATCTCCGCCCTGGTCCGGGCGATGGCGACCAGCCCCGGACTCTCCCTGCGCCAGCTTATCTCCGCCCGAGTGCCGGTATATACGAAGCGGCGCTATATCGTTCCCCGGAGCCCTGTCCAGGAGGAGTATCTGCGGGCAATCCGGGATTTCGACGCGGTCTTCGGCATCGGACCGGCCGGAACGGGGAAGACCTATCTGGCGATGGCGATGGCGGTTTCCGGGCTTTTGCAGAAGCAGTTTTCCCGGATCGTGCTGACCCGGCCCGTTGTCGAGGCGGGGGAGAAACTGGGTTTTCTGCCGGGTGATATACAGGAGAAGGTGAACCCTTATTTAAGACCGCTCTTCGATGCACTGAACGACATGGTAGATTTCGAGCGGGCCGAACGGCTGCTCCAGCGCGGAGAGATCGAAGTGGCGCCTTTGGCCTACATGCGGGGCCGCTCGCTGAACGACTCTTTCGTGATTCTGGACGAGGCCCAGAATACCACGCCCGAGCAGATGAAGATGTTTCTCACGCGCTTGGGCGTCGGGAGCAAGGCGGTGATCACGGGCGATATCACGCAGAGC belongs to bacterium and includes:
- a CDS encoding PhoH family protein translates to MVTKLSALPLAGPDRLAHLLGSRDETLRAVERAFAVKIRVTADGIQAEGEEASADTALRFFDELGECLDAGHALEPVEISALVRAMATSPGLSLRQLISARVPVYTKRRYIVPRSPVQEEYLRAIRDFDAVFGIGPAGTGKTYLAMAMAVSGLLQKQFSRIVLTRPVVEAGEKLGFLPGDIQEKVNPYLRPLFDALNDMVDFERAERLLQRGEIEVAPLAYMRGRSLNDSFVILDEAQNTTPEQMKMFLTRLGVGSKAVITGDITQSDLPDRTSSGLIHVRQVLANLEDVRFVEFTDQDVVRTPLVRKIVQAYEAHRL
- the xerD gene encoding site-specific tyrosine recombinase XerD is translated as MPRPRKKKDMEKEMPSLSPDLEANLLSFEDHLRIERRLSERTIESYGHDLRGFLVFLQEAGMADPKNWSRAEVVGRLGRLQEQGRSGTTVRRHLASIRAFVRFLLREGVLREDVTADMSHPSAWRRLPKVLTDEEVEKILAAPDDQKAESVRDGAMLEILYATGIRVSELVEMKVTEIDRRAGFCIVRGKGGKTRLVPVGDVAIERLGRYLEEGRQTLLRQRRSDYLFVTRRGGAMTRQAFWSRLNVWARAAGIERRVSPHMLRHSFATHLLRGGADLRAVQSMLGHADISTTEIYTHVEREKLRETVDFHHPRGRRK